The Lysobacter sp. HDW10 genome window below encodes:
- a CDS encoding DUF3488 and transglutaminase-like domain-containing protein, with protein sequence MTLDAKTRPYVMLALGLCMLPLMLQLELPVALTITGTALLTTIASWRHPLPALLKILLLIIVVTAVFMVYRGFGRDTGCALLAAMLAIKPSETLTVRDGRSLVGFATFAPFSTYLLDQSPTALILGAIAIVAAILVLMRLADLENHVDSEDWSYREPLRATGKLLLTGLPLAMAAFWLFPRLPTPLWGLPEKSVSKVGLGETMKPGEWSQLLIDDTPAMRVRFQGAPPNASDMYWRGTVFWDFDGVEWKPADKSAVDTAGRSLIKTTAPRWHYTADVEPTDRKILPLLEFSTTVPEGVRMNADGALRTDNSMTQLTRWQVDAAPAAQDATPLSRFQMQRALRLPNNLNGRTRVLGAQWRTELGANDEAIVQRALDTFHKDFTYSLTVPQPGLHWIDDFMFQNKIGFCEHYSTAFVVLMRAAGIPARVVTGYAGGFYNKTGDYWLIRNSDAHAWAEVWLRGRGWTRVDPTAAVAAANIYDTLEERAPGRIGSFAGLQKLWEVSDTMRRGWNDFVLGFDSKRQASMFKRFGIDKVDSSTLIALFVLAVGIAMAWMVVLLRRGERIADPLLRAWHQLSKRYSKHGLGRAPHEPVSAWVDRIAKARPADAVAMLGLASRFSDVRYAQGETAASIKQLIRDIRRIRP encoded by the coding sequence ATGACCTTGGACGCGAAAACGCGGCCCTACGTCATGCTTGCCTTGGGCTTGTGCATGTTGCCGCTGATGCTGCAGTTGGAACTGCCGGTTGCGTTGACAATCACCGGCACCGCCCTATTGACGACGATTGCAAGCTGGCGACATCCGCTACCCGCTTTGCTCAAGATCTTGTTGTTGATCATCGTCGTGACGGCGGTATTCATGGTGTATCGAGGCTTCGGCCGCGACACCGGCTGTGCACTGCTGGCCGCGATGCTTGCCATCAAACCTTCTGAAACTTTGACGGTCCGTGACGGGCGCAGCTTGGTGGGTTTCGCCACGTTTGCACCCTTCTCCACGTATTTGTTGGATCAAAGCCCGACTGCGCTGATATTGGGCGCCATTGCGATTGTTGCCGCGATTCTCGTGCTGATGCGTTTGGCCGATCTTGAGAATCACGTGGATTCAGAAGATTGGTCATATCGAGAACCCTTGCGTGCAACAGGCAAATTGTTGCTGACAGGCTTACCTTTGGCGATGGCGGCTTTCTGGCTGTTTCCACGTTTGCCAACGCCCTTGTGGGGCCTTCCCGAGAAATCTGTTTCCAAGGTGGGCTTGGGCGAAACGATGAAGCCCGGCGAATGGAGTCAGTTGCTCATCGACGACACACCCGCGATGCGCGTTCGCTTTCAAGGGGCTCCGCCAAACGCAAGTGATATGTATTGGCGTGGCACGGTGTTCTGGGATTTTGATGGCGTCGAATGGAAACCCGCAGATAAATCGGCCGTCGATACAGCAGGACGCAGCCTGATCAAAACGACTGCGCCGCGCTGGCACTACACCGCCGACGTCGAGCCGACTGATCGCAAAATTCTGCCCTTGCTCGAGTTCAGCACGACCGTGCCCGAAGGCGTTCGAATGAATGCAGATGGCGCGTTGCGCACCGACAACTCCATGACGCAACTCACGCGTTGGCAAGTTGATGCAGCCCCAGCGGCGCAAGATGCGACGCCTCTCTCCAGATTCCAAATGCAACGTGCCTTGCGTCTACCCAATAATTTGAATGGACGCACGCGTGTCTTGGGTGCGCAGTGGCGCACCGAATTGGGCGCAAACGACGAGGCCATTGTTCAACGCGCCCTAGACACCTTCCACAAAGACTTCACGTATTCGTTGACCGTGCCGCAACCCGGATTGCACTGGATCGATGACTTCATGTTTCAAAACAAGATTGGCTTTTGCGAGCACTACAGCACTGCGTTCGTGGTGTTGATGCGCGCGGCCGGTATTCCTGCGCGGGTCGTCACGGGCTATGCCGGCGGCTTCTACAACAAGACCGGTGACTACTGGTTGATTCGAAATTCGGACGCGCACGCATGGGCGGAGGTGTGGTTGCGCGGCCGCGGATGGACACGTGTTGATCCCACCGCCGCGGTGGCCGCTGCCAATATTTACGACACCTTGGAAGAACGCGCACCAGGGCGAATTGGCTCGTTTGCGGGCTTACAAAAGCTTTGGGAAGTCAGCGACACTATGCGTCGCGGTTGGAACGATTTTGTTCTGGGCTTTGACTCGAAGCGCCAAGCAAGCATGTTCAAGCGCTTCGGTATCGACAAAGTGGACAGCAGCACCCTGATTGCGCTGTTCGTACTTGCCGTCGGAATTGCGATGGCGTGGATGGTTGTGCTTCTGCGACGTGGCGAACGCATTGCCGACCCGTTGCTGCGTGCGTGGCATCAACTCAGCAAACGCTATTCGAAACACGGCTTAGGCAGAGCACCGCATGAACCGGTGTCCGCATGGGTGGATCGCATTGCCAAAGCACGGCCGGCAGATGCAGTTGCCATGCTCGGGCTGGCAAGTCGCTTCAGTGACGTGCGCTACGCCCAAGGGGAAACCGCTGCAAGCATCAAACAACTCATTCGAGACATTCGACGCATTCGACCTTAA
- a CDS encoding ferritin-like domain-containing protein, translating into MNLNDDDRKAAIAALNKILETELAGVVRYTHYSLMIYGYGRIPIVSWMKANAEEGLVHAHRAGEMVTLLGGHPSLKIGQLLESERHDIGDILRESLSHENASLAAYYDLLKLVEGKSVLLEEYARELIVHEEQHMDEVNKMLRKPGEIAPFHD; encoded by the coding sequence ATGAACTTGAATGACGATGATCGCAAGGCCGCCATTGCGGCGCTGAACAAGATCCTCGAGACCGAACTCGCAGGTGTCGTCCGCTACACGCACTATTCGCTCATGATCTATGGCTATGGCCGTATTCCGATCGTTTCTTGGATGAAAGCAAACGCCGAAGAAGGTCTGGTGCACGCCCATCGCGCAGGTGAAATGGTCACCTTGCTGGGCGGTCACCCGTCTTTGAAGATCGGTCAGTTGTTGGAGTCGGAACGCCACGACATTGGCGACATTTTGCGTGAAAGCTTGAGCCACGAAAATGCATCGCTTGCCGCCTACTACGACCTGCTGAAATTGGTCGAAGGCAAGTCTGTGTTGCTCGAAGAATATGCGCGTGAACTGATCGTGCACGAAGAGCAGCACATGGATGAAGTCAACAAGATGCTGCGCAAGCCCGGTGAGATTGCGCCGTTTCATGATTGA
- the serC gene encoding phosphoserine transaminase, producing MRSLNFSAGPAQLPLPVLLQLRDELLDWRGTGASVAELSHRGKPFMALAEEIEADARALLEVPDSHAVLFLSGGATTQQALIPMNLCAPGEVADYLVTGHWSKVAIKQAAAICSVNEVASAEGHAFTRLPPVSEWRRHPDAAYFHVTGNETIHGVEVFDLPESDGTPVVADLSSNIASRPMDFSKIGLAYAGAQKNLGPSGITLTVVDRALLAREGMPRPDIFKFASHAAQGSMLNTPPTLNWYVLGLCIRWMLNEGGTRTFEQSNLEKSAALYSTIDQSSGFYTNPIEASCRSRMNVPFVLHDSALDAVFLEESERANMIGLKGHKAVGGMRASLYNAIPLADVHALCDFMQEFQRRHG from the coding sequence GTGCGTAGTTTGAATTTCAGTGCCGGCCCTGCGCAGTTGCCTTTGCCGGTTTTGCTGCAATTGCGCGATGAACTCCTTGATTGGCGTGGCACGGGTGCCTCGGTCGCTGAGTTGAGCCACCGTGGTAAGCCGTTTATGGCCTTGGCCGAAGAAATTGAGGCCGATGCACGGGCCTTGCTTGAAGTGCCGGACTCGCATGCCGTGTTGTTTCTTTCGGGCGGCGCAACCACGCAGCAAGCCCTGATACCCATGAACCTTTGTGCCCCAGGTGAGGTCGCTGACTATTTGGTCACCGGCCATTGGAGCAAAGTAGCGATCAAGCAAGCCGCTGCGATTTGCAGCGTGAATGAAGTGGCGAGTGCGGAAGGGCATGCATTCACCCGTTTGCCGCCCGTGTCCGAGTGGCGCAGGCACCCTGACGCGGCGTACTTCCATGTCACCGGGAACGAAACCATTCACGGTGTTGAAGTATTTGATTTGCCTGAGTCAGATGGCACGCCCGTGGTGGCCGATCTCAGTTCAAACATTGCGTCAAGACCCATGGACTTTTCCAAGATTGGGCTGGCCTACGCCGGCGCCCAAAAAAACTTGGGACCGTCAGGCATCACCTTGACCGTTGTTGATCGTGCACTGTTGGCACGCGAAGGTATGCCGCGGCCGGACATCTTCAAGTTCGCGTCTCATGCGGCACAAGGTTCAATGCTCAACACGCCGCCCACCTTGAATTGGTATGTGTTGGGTCTGTGTATTCGTTGGATGTTGAACGAAGGCGGCACGCGTACTTTCGAGCAAAGCAATCTCGAAAAGTCTGCGGCCCTGTATTCAACGATTGATCAGTCCTCCGGCTTCTATACCAATCCAATTGAAGCGTCGTGTCGTTCACGAATGAATGTGCCTTTTGTGCTGCATGATTCAGCGTTGGATGCGGTTTTTCTTGAGGAAAGTGAGCGCGCCAACATGATTGGCCTGAAAGGGCACAAGGCTGTCGGCGGCATGCGTGCCTCCCTCTACAACGCAATTCCATTGGCTGACGTGCACGCGCTCTGCGATTTCATGCAGGAGTTTCAACGGCGACATGGCTGA
- a CDS encoding energy transducer TonB: MSPSSNQTAPESRKNPWVTREQRKWLIVAFVVGLLFFLFIWNRERQNKFFKVAPVAPPTSGEEYQPLPVPLPGDTRSTLGQGMSANDDTAGTARIEETTPPPPPKPAVQAPAAPVAQAPNAPLKTIQPKVIRQVQPVYPRSLMNAGIGGHVEIRATIGSNGDVIDTSIAQPSGEIQLDRAASQAVRRWQFTPAMQNGQPVVGSVTIPFEFKPNE; encoded by the coding sequence ATGAGTCCTAGCTCCAACCAAACCGCACCAGAATCTCGCAAAAACCCGTGGGTGACACGTGAGCAGCGCAAGTGGCTCATTGTTGCTTTTGTGGTCGGACTGCTCTTTTTCCTGTTTATTTGGAACCGCGAACGGCAAAACAAGTTCTTCAAGGTCGCACCCGTCGCACCGCCCACCAGTGGTGAGGAATACCAACCGCTTCCGGTACCGCTGCCGGGTGACACTCGTAGCACCTTGGGCCAAGGCATGTCGGCCAATGACGACACAGCAGGCACTGCGCGCATCGAAGAAACCACGCCGCCCCCGCCGCCCAAACCGGCCGTGCAAGCCCCCGCTGCACCCGTTGCACAAGCACCCAATGCGCCGCTGAAAACGATTCAACCCAAGGTGATTCGTCAGGTTCAACCTGTGTACCCGCGTTCGTTGATGAATGCTGGCATTGGTGGCCATGTGGAAATCCGGGCGACGATCGGCAGCAATGGCGACGTGATCGATACGAGCATCGCGCAACCCTCAGGTGAAATCCAATTGGATCGGGCCGCAAGCCAAGCGGTGCGGCGTTGGCAATTTACGCCCGCGATGCAAAACGGTCAGCCCGTTGTCGGTAGCGTCACGATTCCGTTTGAGTTCAAGCCCAACGAGTAA
- the aroA gene encoding 3-phosphoshikimate 1-carboxyvinyltransferase — protein sequence MADPASTPRAWHTQPNTRPLSGALRIPGDKSVSHRAVMFAALAHGTSHVKGFLEAEDTRATARVMQQLGVDISTPAYGERVIHGVGLNGLHASELPLDCGNSGTAMRLLSGVLSGQAFASTLIGDDSLSTRPMQRVAQPLREMGADIQLSATGTSPIQIRPVQQLRGIRYEAQVASAQVKSALLLAGLYAEGETEVIEVAPTRDYTETMLAAMGAEIAFKPGYARIRGGVPLKATNVDVPGDFSSAAFSLVAALLVPGSHVRLQAVGMHPRRTGLLDVLRMMGAKIEVVPVSGGGECCDIEIHASPLHGIDVPEVHVPDMIDEFPILFVAAACAKGITRVRGAAELRVKESDRIAKMAEGLRTLGIRVDETADGADIHGGTLHAGVVHSGGDHRIAMAFAIAGLVASAPLKICDVANVETSYPGFASAMASLGADIASA from the coding sequence ATGGCTGATCCTGCGTCGACACCGCGTGCCTGGCACACGCAGCCCAATACGCGTCCGCTTTCTGGTGCCTTGCGTATTCCCGGCGATAAATCCGTTTCGCATCGAGCGGTCATGTTTGCGGCCTTGGCGCATGGCACTTCGCATGTCAAAGGCTTCTTGGAAGCTGAAGACACGCGTGCGACTGCGCGGGTGATGCAGCAACTTGGCGTGGATATCTCTACACCCGCTTATGGCGAACGCGTTATTCATGGCGTTGGTTTGAACGGCTTACATGCGTCCGAGCTGCCCTTGGATTGTGGAAACTCAGGCACGGCCATGCGCCTGTTGAGCGGCGTGCTATCGGGCCAGGCGTTTGCAAGCACGTTGATTGGCGATGACTCGCTGTCAACACGGCCCATGCAGCGTGTCGCGCAGCCACTTCGTGAGATGGGTGCAGATATTCAACTGTCTGCAACGGGCACGTCGCCGATTCAAATTCGACCTGTGCAACAACTCCGTGGCATTCGATATGAAGCGCAGGTCGCAAGTGCGCAGGTGAAATCCGCACTATTGCTTGCAGGCCTGTATGCCGAAGGCGAGACAGAAGTCATCGAAGTCGCGCCGACCCGTGACTACACGGAGACCATGCTGGCGGCGATGGGCGCCGAAATCGCATTCAAACCAGGCTACGCTCGCATTCGTGGTGGTGTGCCCTTGAAGGCGACGAATGTCGATGTGCCGGGTGATTTTTCATCTGCCGCGTTTTCGCTGGTCGCTGCGCTGCTCGTGCCCGGTAGCCATGTCCGATTGCAGGCAGTCGGGATGCATCCGCGTCGCACGGGCTTGCTCGATGTGCTGCGAATGATGGGTGCAAAAATTGAAGTCGTGCCCGTGTCTGGCGGGGGTGAATGCTGCGATATCGAGATTCACGCCTCGCCGCTACACGGCATTGACGTACCGGAGGTCCACGTGCCGGACATGATTGATGAGTTTCCGATCCTGTTTGTAGCGGCCGCTTGTGCAAAGGGCATCACACGCGTACGAGGTGCCGCCGAATTGCGCGTCAAAGAATCAGATCGCATCGCGAAGATGGCAGAGGGATTGCGCACCTTGGGTATCCGTGTGGACGAAACAGCGGACGGCGCGGACATCCACGGTGGCACGCTGCACGCGGGCGTCGTTCACAGTGGCGGCGACCACCGAATCGCGATGGCGTTTGCCATTGCCGGTCTAGTGGCAAGCGCGCCTTTGAAAATTTGCGATGTGGCGAATGTTGAAACTTCGTACCCGGGGTTTGCGTCAGCCATGGCATCGCTCGGTGCCGACATAGCAAGTGCCTAA
- a CDS encoding pseudouridine synthase gives MRLSKYISDTGFCSRREADRLISAGRLTINGTRARVGDEVQEGDDIRLDGEKLVARSAAKGQRKHVYIALYKPVGVTCTTDESVKGNIVDFVDHDQRIFPIGRLDKDSEGLILLTSNGDIVNEILRAENKLEKEYWVGTNKTVTEIFLRSMAKGVPVHGQMTLPCKTAKLGAVGFKITLVQGLNRQIRLMASHFGYRVKQLVRMRIGTVKLGHLKPGQWRNLTDAELRALLPLRTEW, from the coding sequence ATGCGCCTCAGCAAATACATCAGTGATACCGGATTCTGTTCACGCCGCGAGGCGGATCGGCTCATCAGTGCGGGTCGATTGACCATTAACGGTACGCGCGCCCGTGTGGGCGACGAAGTGCAAGAGGGCGACGACATCCGCTTGGATGGCGAAAAATTGGTTGCGCGTAGCGCCGCCAAAGGCCAGCGCAAGCACGTTTACATCGCGCTCTACAAACCCGTGGGTGTGACCTGTACAACCGACGAATCCGTGAAAGGCAACATCGTGGATTTTGTCGATCACGACCAGCGCATTTTTCCGATCGGACGTCTCGACAAAGATTCAGAAGGCTTGATCTTGCTCACCAGCAACGGTGACATCGTGAACGAAATTCTTCGCGCCGAGAACAAACTCGAAAAAGAGTATTGGGTCGGCACCAATAAGACGGTGACTGAAATCTTCCTACGCTCAATGGCGAAAGGCGTACCGGTGCACGGTCAGATGACCTTGCCATGCAAAACCGCCAAGCTTGGCGCAGTGGGCTTCAAAATCACCCTTGTGCAAGGCTTGAACCGACAGATTCGCTTGATGGCTTCACATTTTGGCTATCGCGTGAAGCAGCTGGTGCGGATGCGCATCGGCACGGTCAAGTTAGGCCATTTGAAACCAGGGCAATGGCGAAACTTGACCGACGCCGAGTTGAGGGCATTGCTGCCACTACGCACCGAGTGGTGA
- a CDS encoding DUF58 domain-containing protein: protein MMFKRSRKPLWLRLERFIRRDRIDALPVLIDRRRVYVLPTKFGLFFSAVVFVMAGGALNYNNNPALLLALMLGTAGLAGLLTGHLQLSGLTLRSLHADPVHAGDDATLRLSFNAVDARPRTGVMIGIEDTTTMLMMPASTDSVAEIRLPMAHRGWHEIDRISIWTTRPMGLAHTWSWLYPVYGWIVYPELEENGPPLPEATADASRMRAAQGGDDVHQLRAYRHGDPMRSIAWKASAKSGALLAREYEQAVQADVLLAWMQVRQLPHERAISRLAHWVVLADRMGRRYALQLPSLHVVEANTGPAHRAACLEALARLPGVHA, encoded by the coding sequence ATGATGTTCAAGCGGTCTCGCAAACCCTTGTGGTTGAGGCTGGAACGATTCATCCGCCGCGATCGAATCGATGCACTCCCCGTCCTCATCGATCGACGTCGGGTGTATGTCTTGCCGACAAAATTTGGTCTGTTCTTCTCGGCCGTCGTTTTCGTCATGGCCGGGGGCGCGTTGAACTACAACAACAACCCTGCGCTATTGCTCGCCTTGATGTTGGGCACGGCTGGGCTCGCCGGCCTCCTCACAGGTCATTTGCAACTCTCAGGGCTGACCCTCCGTAGTCTCCACGCAGATCCGGTACATGCGGGCGACGACGCGACTTTGCGACTTTCTTTCAATGCCGTGGATGCACGCCCACGCACCGGCGTGATGATCGGGATTGAAGACACCACAACGATGTTAATGATGCCCGCATCAACCGACAGCGTTGCAGAGATTCGATTGCCAATGGCGCATCGGGGCTGGCACGAAATTGATCGCATCAGCATTTGGACGACGCGTCCGATGGGGCTCGCACATACCTGGAGTTGGCTGTACCCGGTTTACGGTTGGATTGTTTATCCGGAACTGGAAGAGAACGGCCCGCCCTTGCCCGAAGCGACCGCGGATGCATCGCGCATGCGCGCTGCGCAAGGGGGTGACGATGTGCATCAACTCCGTGCATACAGACACGGTGACCCTATGCGTTCTATTGCATGGAAAGCATCGGCAAAAAGCGGTGCACTGTTAGCGCGTGAGTACGAACAAGCCGTTCAAGCCGATGTACTCCTCGCTTGGATGCAGGTGCGTCAGTTGCCGCATGAGCGCGCCATTTCACGATTGGCCCATTGGGTCGTGTTGGCAGACCGAATGGGCCGCCGCTATGCCTTGCAATTGCCAAGTCTCCATGTGGTTGAGGCGAACACCGGCCCCGCGCATCGCGCCGCATGTCTAGAAGCTTTGGCGCGTCTACCCGGAGTACACGCATGA
- a CDS encoding AAA family ATPase, translating to MHGKADAGLTPALSQALQEAMAQVNQVVLGKVLEVRLAFTALLADGHLLIEDLPGLGKTTLAHALASSLGLGFQRVQFTSDLLPADVVGVSIYDTHANRFEFHKGPVFTNVLLADEVNRAPPRTQSALLEAMAEHQVTVDGETHPLPEPFFVIATQNPVDLVGTYPLPDSQLDRFLLRISMGYPGEQAERELLSGVDRRTLLQSARAILTPAMLSELREAVDRVHVSEALVSYVQALLARSRNHPGVRVGLSPRAGIALLRAARAHALLLGRDHARPEDIQQLFVHVAGHRLMSNGDAKEARSLAQSVMLAVPVD from the coding sequence ATGCACGGAAAAGCAGACGCAGGCCTGACCCCCGCATTATCGCAGGCTTTACAAGAAGCCATGGCCCAAGTGAACCAAGTCGTGCTGGGCAAAGTGCTCGAAGTGCGACTTGCATTTACCGCACTGCTCGCCGACGGGCATTTGCTGATTGAAGATTTGCCGGGCTTGGGCAAAACCACACTTGCCCATGCGCTCGCCTCCAGCCTGGGCTTGGGCTTCCAACGCGTCCAGTTCACCTCGGACTTGTTGCCCGCTGACGTCGTGGGCGTTTCCATCTACGACACCCATGCGAACCGCTTTGAATTCCACAAAGGTCCGGTATTCACCAATGTGCTGCTGGCAGATGAAGTGAACCGCGCACCGCCGCGCACCCAGAGCGCGTTGCTCGAAGCCATGGCCGAACATCAAGTGACCGTCGATGGGGAAACGCATCCGCTGCCGGAACCCTTCTTTGTTATCGCTACGCAAAACCCGGTCGACTTGGTCGGCACCTATCCATTGCCGGACTCGCAATTGGATCGCTTCTTGTTGCGCATTTCGATGGGCTACCCGGGCGAACAGGCCGAACGTGAACTCTTGTCTGGCGTGGATCGCCGCACCTTGCTGCAATCTGCGCGTGCCATTCTGACGCCGGCGATGCTGAGCGAATTGCGCGAGGCCGTTGACCGCGTACACGTCAGCGAAGCATTGGTGAGCTATGTGCAGGCTTTGCTTGCACGCAGCCGCAATCATCCGGGTGTTCGTGTGGGCCTCTCACCGCGTGCCGGCATTGCATTGCTTCGCGCTGCGCGTGCGCATGCCTTGTTGTTAGGTCGCGATCACGCGAGACCGGAAGACATCCAGCAGCTCTTTGTGCACGTCGCTGGGCATCGATTGATGTCGAATGGAGATGCTAAGGAGGCGCGCAGTCTCGCTCAATCGGTCATGCTTGCCGTGCCTGTGGACTAA
- a CDS encoding YbaB/EbfC family nucleoid-associated protein yields MRGNIAQLMQQAQAMQENMQRAQNELGNVEVTGQAGGGMVEVTLTGRMECRKVRIDPTTVSDIEMLEDLLAAAMNDAVNKANAAAQERMSAATQGMGLPAGMKLPF; encoded by the coding sequence ATGCGAGGCAATATCGCGCAATTGATGCAACAAGCACAGGCCATGCAAGAGAACATGCAACGTGCGCAAAACGAGTTGGGCAATGTAGAGGTGACGGGTCAAGCCGGCGGCGGCATGGTTGAAGTCACACTTACGGGTCGCATGGAGTGCCGCAAGGTGCGCATCGATCCGACAACCGTGTCAGACATCGAAATGCTTGAAGATCTCTTGGCCGCTGCGATGAACGATGCAGTGAACAAGGCGAACGCCGCAGCGCAAGAACGGATGAGTGCCGCGACGCAAGGTATGGGTCTGCCGGCAGGCATGAAGCTGCCGTTCTGA
- a CDS encoding polyhydroxyalkanoic acid system family protein — MSHIHLRHAHTFDDAKARAAIDEIAQKLADKLGVVTQWEGNALNFQRSGVQGKIIMHPGELEIDAKLGMLFSAMKSTVESELKRILKDKF, encoded by the coding sequence ATGTCACACATCCATTTGCGACACGCACACACATTCGACGATGCGAAAGCACGTGCCGCGATCGACGAAATCGCTCAGAAGCTCGCCGACAAGCTCGGTGTGGTCACGCAGTGGGAAGGCAATGCGCTCAATTTCCAGCGTAGTGGCGTGCAGGGCAAAATCATCATGCACCCGGGCGAACTTGAAATCGATGCCAAACTCGGCATGCTCTTTTCCGCTATGAAAAGCACCGTTGAAAGCGAGCTAAAGCGCATCCTAAAAGACAAATTCTGA
- a CDS encoding histidine triad nucleotide-binding protein — protein MSETIFHKIKRREIPSEIVYEDDHVFAFRDIAPQAPVHVLFVPKQDFATLNDVPFDSPEIVGRLATAAAAYAKKEGFAERGYRIVMNCNEDAGQTVFQIHLHVLAGAPLGHFGA, from the coding sequence ATGAGCGAAACTATTTTTCACAAGATCAAGCGCCGCGAAATTCCGTCCGAGATTGTTTACGAGGACGACCACGTTTTTGCATTTCGTGACATTGCGCCGCAAGCACCGGTCCACGTGCTGTTCGTACCGAAGCAAGATTTCGCCACGTTGAACGACGTGCCATTTGATTCGCCAGAAATTGTCGGCCGCTTAGCAACAGCGGCGGCAGCCTACGCAAAGAAGGAAGGCTTCGCAGAGCGCGGCTACCGAATTGTCATGAACTGCAATGAGGACGCGGGGCAAACCGTGTTTCAGATCCATTTGCACGTGTTGGCCGGTGCCCCCTTGGGACATTTCGGCGCTTAA
- the recR gene encoding recombination mediator RecR, with protein MSTPLLEQLIDAFRILPGVGQKTAQRMAYHVLERERDGAKRLSEVLSESVEKIGHCKRCRDFSETEVCAICSSAARDAQLLCVLESPADRMALEQATGYRGLYFILQGRLSPLDGIGPNELGMDQLVARLAEGEITEMIIATNPTVEGEATAHYLAQLARNKSVKPSRLAHGVPLGGELEYVDRGTLAHAFGSRIEMS; from the coding sequence ATGTCAACACCTTTGCTCGAACAATTGATCGACGCGTTCCGCATCTTGCCGGGCGTCGGTCAAAAAACGGCACAGCGCATGGCGTATCACGTGCTGGAGCGTGAGCGCGATGGCGCGAAGCGATTGTCTGAGGTGCTCTCAGAGTCCGTCGAAAAGATCGGGCATTGCAAACGCTGCCGGGATTTCAGCGAGACCGAGGTCTGCGCCATTTGTAGCAGCGCTGCGCGTGATGCGCAGTTGCTTTGCGTACTGGAATCCCCTGCAGACCGGATGGCCTTGGAACAAGCCACAGGTTATCGCGGCTTGTATTTCATCTTGCAGGGCCGGTTGAGTCCTTTGGATGGCATCGGCCCCAATGAACTGGGAATGGATCAACTGGTTGCACGGTTGGCAGAAGGTGAGATCACAGAAATGATCATCGCCACCAACCCAACCGTGGAAGGTGAAGCAACAGCACACTACCTCGCGCAACTCGCGCGAAACAAATCGGTTAAGCCGAGCCGCTTGGCGCATGGGGTGCCACTGGGCGGCGAACTTGAGTATGTCGATCGCGGCACCTTGGCGCATGCCTTCGGTAGCCGAATTGAAATGAGCTGA